The proteins below are encoded in one region of Metabacillus dongyingensis:
- a CDS encoding HAD family hydrolase, whose amino-acid sequence MMKAVLFDFDGTLANTLPVCFYAFQSVFKEFDRRDVSAEEIVGMFGPSETGIIRENLLNEEKEKAIERYYEKYLEMHPELVEKNNEIDELIRLLKDRGLKLGIVTGKAKRSLEISLEALNMVGLFDVIITGDDVKKPKPHPEGVKKALFILGTENNEALFIGDSEADILAGVRANVYTIGVQWLPEYQTINFVTQPNQVMKNIKEFREFINRMNTRN is encoded by the coding sequence ATGATGAAAGCGGTCCTTTTTGATTTTGACGGAACTTTGGCCAATACTTTGCCAGTGTGTTTTTATGCCTTTCAATCAGTATTTAAAGAGTTTGATAGGAGAGATGTTTCTGCAGAAGAAATAGTTGGGATGTTTGGTCCTTCAGAAACAGGGATTATTCGGGAGAATCTTCTAAATGAGGAAAAAGAGAAAGCAATTGAAAGATACTATGAAAAATATCTTGAGATGCATCCAGAGCTGGTTGAAAAAAACAATGAAATAGATGAATTAATCCGGCTTCTAAAAGACAGGGGATTAAAGCTCGGCATTGTGACTGGAAAAGCAAAAAGAAGTTTAGAGATATCCTTAGAAGCCCTAAACATGGTTGGCCTGTTTGACGTAATCATTACAGGAGACGATGTTAAAAAACCAAAACCTCATCCTGAGGGAGTAAAGAAGGCATTATTTATTCTTGGCACAGAAAATAATGAGGCCCTTTTTATCGGAGACAGTGAGGCAGACATTCTTGCAGGAGTTCGAGCAAATGTTTATACAATCGGGGTGCAATGGCTGCCGGAATATCAAACGATTAATTTTGTTACACAGCCAAACCAAGTTATGAAAAATATAAAAGAATTTAGGGAATTTATTAATCGGATGAACACCAGAAATTAA
- a CDS encoding alpha/beta fold hydrolase yields MPSIKIDSCNSFHYEEFGQGIPVIFIHPPGMGKKVFYYQHNLSKHMRVIFPDLSGHGDSETASQEISISYYASEIVCFMDALNLEKAVICGYSAGCQIAQHLAIYHSERIELLILSGAYPCVDDASGQILHRSGIYMADNHLNLLIEMISRSHTKDKKMRKMLSGHMKKADKEVWKQYYIHSLQYSCLDKLHLITMPMLFMYGEAGDWTNHYLKLYRNKCKHAEFFLFTNQNHQLPTKKWNIFNEIVTGFVLNRVNFTHDNTINLQRQLF; encoded by the coding sequence ATGCCCTCAATCAAGATAGACAGCTGCAATTCTTTTCATTACGAAGAATTCGGTCAAGGGATACCGGTTATATTTATTCATCCTCCCGGTATGGGAAAAAAAGTGTTTTATTATCAGCACAATTTATCAAAGCATATGAGAGTTATTTTTCCGGACTTAAGCGGCCACGGAGATAGTGAGACTGCTTCGCAAGAAATTTCGATTTCGTATTATGCAAGTGAAATAGTATGTTTTATGGATGCTTTAAATCTGGAAAAAGCTGTTATATGCGGATACTCAGCGGGGTGCCAGATCGCCCAGCATCTTGCCATTTATCATTCAGAAAGAATCGAATTGCTCATTTTATCAGGCGCCTATCCATGCGTTGATGATGCGTCAGGACAAATATTGCATCGTTCCGGCATTTATATGGCAGATAATCATTTGAATTTATTAATAGAAATGATTTCAAGGAGTCATACAAAAGATAAAAAGATGAGAAAAATGCTAAGTGGCCATATGAAAAAAGCGGACAAAGAAGTTTGGAAGCAATATTATATTCACTCTTTGCAATACAGCTGCCTCGACAAACTTCATCTCATCACGATGCCTATGCTGTTTATGTACGGTGAAGCAGGAGACTGGACGAACCATTATTTAAAACTTTATCGAAATAAATGCAAACACGCAGAATTTTTCCTATTTACTAACCAAAATCATCAGCTTCCTACGAAGAAATGGAACATATTCAATGAAATTGTTACAGGATTTGTCCTAAATCGAGTGAATTTCACCCATGACAATACCATAAATTTACAAAGGCAGCTCTTTTAA
- a CDS encoding alkaline phosphatase family protein, which produces MKNCALALVTLSIILITGCSANNDQVSPNIIQTKNSSSPKVILLVVDSLMDKPLKKAIHENKAPALEFFLNNGQYSKELVSAYPTMSVTIDSTLLTGTSPDKHKIPGLVWYNEDEQRVISYGNGLLETLKYGVTNVADNSLYQFNNEDLSENVKTIHEDLDDRGKQTASINAVIYRGNYQHTLRVPKILAKTTSLPDKYNTTGPKILTLGDFLNQDPENNHVINRLGINDAFAVQELTYLLKNKLLPDFTILYLPENDHAVHRKGPKTTDGIEKLDKHLQEILNTYPKWNDALANRVWIIMGDGNQSAVEKNKKKALIDLRDALSDYKLLKLGDQVQKNTEIAITANERMAYIYKLKKDPSIKKIASNLQTDPRIAWIAWKENDMVQVISKGSKGTLQFKPGGPYQDRYHQNWEIKGNMDILDLKANSRKQLSYGDYPDGLSRLYGAIHSQEGEFLIADANPGYEFIGESSPEHTGGGAHGSMHKVDSYAPIIVTGTGHHIDQLRIVDLKNWIINILGEE; this is translated from the coding sequence ATGAAGAATTGTGCGCTAGCTCTAGTAACCCTTTCGATCATCCTGATTACCGGCTGCTCAGCCAATAATGATCAAGTCTCTCCAAACATTATTCAAACAAAAAACTCCTCTTCACCAAAAGTGATTCTTCTTGTTGTGGATTCATTAATGGACAAACCATTAAAAAAAGCGATTCATGAAAATAAAGCCCCTGCACTCGAATTTTTCCTGAACAACGGTCAGTACAGTAAAGAGCTGGTAAGTGCTTATCCAACTATGTCCGTTACTATTGACAGCACTTTGCTTACAGGAACAAGCCCGGATAAGCATAAAATACCCGGTCTTGTTTGGTATAACGAAGATGAACAGCGGGTGATCAGCTATGGGAATGGACTCTTAGAAACCTTAAAGTATGGAGTTACGAATGTGGCAGACAACAGCCTCTATCAATTTAATAACGAAGATCTAAGTGAAAATGTGAAAACAATCCATGAAGATCTGGATGATAGAGGAAAACAAACTGCCTCTATCAATGCAGTAATATACAGGGGAAATTATCAGCATACCTTAAGGGTTCCAAAAATTTTAGCAAAAACGACTTCCCTGCCGGACAAATACAATACAACCGGACCAAAGATATTAACTTTAGGAGATTTTCTTAATCAGGATCCGGAAAACAATCATGTGATAAATCGATTAGGTATTAATGATGCTTTTGCTGTTCAAGAGTTAACCTATCTTCTAAAAAACAAGCTTCTTCCTGACTTTACAATTTTGTACTTGCCTGAAAATGATCATGCAGTCCATAGAAAAGGACCTAAAACAACGGATGGGATTGAAAAGCTTGATAAACATCTTCAAGAAATATTGAATACTTATCCAAAGTGGAATGACGCTCTCGCAAATAGAGTATGGATTATTATGGGGGACGGTAATCAATCAGCTGTAGAAAAGAACAAAAAGAAAGCCTTGATCGACTTAAGAGATGCCCTATCGGATTACAAGCTTTTAAAGCTTGGTGATCAAGTTCAAAAAAACACTGAAATTGCTATTACTGCAAATGAACGAATGGCATATATATACAAACTGAAAAAGGATCCCTCTATAAAAAAAATAGCCAGTAATTTGCAGACAGATCCCCGGATTGCCTGGATTGCCTGGAAAGAAAACGATATGGTGCAAGTTATTTCAAAAGGAAGCAAAGGAACTCTCCAATTTAAACCTGGAGGCCCTTATCAAGATCGTTATCATCAAAACTGGGAGATAAAAGGGAACATGGACATTTTAGATTTGAAAGCAAATAGCCGCAAACAGCTTAGCTATGGGGATTACCCTGATGGTTTATCAAGATTGTATGGAGCCATTCATTCACAAGAAGGAGAATTTCTAATAGCGGATGCAAACCCCGGCTATGAATTCATAGGAGAAAGCTCTCCAGAACATACTGGCGGAGGAGCCCACGGTTCTATGCACAAAGTCGATTCTTATGCTCCTATAATCGTTACAGGAACCGGGCATCACATTGATCAATTACGGATTGTTGATTTAAAAAACTGGATTATTAATATCTTAGGAGAAGAATAA
- a CDS encoding polysaccharide deacetylase family protein, giving the protein MKKRYVIPFIGLISFIILLFSMYHLMNSRTFQLFGGLTSNVETSQKAVALTFDDGPAGNTDEILAILDKYHAKGTFFLIGNELENHAKEGQMIAEAGHQIGNHTYSHSRMIFKSPSFIKEEIEKTNNLIRLAGYEGEIDFRPPNGKKLALLPYYLNKRQMDTITWDIEPDTYYSSISDKVSYVTEKTEPGSIILLHPMYDKTGKELKALEEIIKSLAEEGYEFVTVNELQKY; this is encoded by the coding sequence TTGAAAAAAAGATATGTCATACCATTTATAGGATTAATTTCGTTCATTATTCTTTTATTCTCTATGTATCATTTAATGAATTCAAGAACCTTTCAATTATTTGGCGGGTTAACCAGCAATGTTGAAACGTCACAAAAAGCAGTTGCATTGACATTTGATGATGGACCAGCAGGAAATACGGATGAAATATTGGCTATACTGGATAAATATCATGCGAAGGGTACCTTCTTTTTAATCGGAAATGAGCTGGAAAATCATGCGAAAGAAGGACAGATGATAGCGGAAGCGGGACATCAGATTGGAAATCATACATATTCTCACAGCAGAATGATTTTTAAGTCACCATCATTCATCAAGGAGGAAATCGAAAAAACAAACAACTTAATACGTCTTGCAGGCTATGAAGGAGAAATTGATTTTCGGCCTCCAAACGGGAAAAAATTAGCCCTGCTGCCCTATTATTTAAACAAACGTCAAATGGATACAATCACATGGGACATTGAACCAGACACATACTACAGTTCCATATCTGACAAAGTAAGTTATGTAACTGAAAAGACTGAACCAGGGTCCATCATTTTGCTTCATCCAATGTACGATAAAACTGGAAAAGAACTAAAAGCTCTGGAAGAAATCATCAAATCATTAGCAGAAGAAGGTTATGAATTCGTTACGGTGAATGAATTACAAAAATATTAG
- the fosM gene encoding FosM family fosfomycin resistance protein: MTIKGLNHFLFSVTDLEHSIKFYQHVFDAKLLVKGRSTAYFDLNGMWLALNEEKNISRREHNQSYTHIAFSIDEADFDKMCDRLKKLNVNILSGRSRDVKDKKSIYFTDPDGHKFEFHTGTLEDRLTYYRQEKKHMEFF; the protein is encoded by the coding sequence ATGACTATTAAAGGTTTGAATCATTTTTTATTTTCCGTTACTGATTTGGAGCACTCAATCAAATTTTACCAGCATGTATTTGATGCAAAGTTATTGGTAAAAGGAAGAAGCACTGCCTATTTTGATTTAAATGGCATGTGGCTCGCTCTCAATGAGGAAAAAAATATTTCCCGCAGGGAACATAATCAATCATATACACATATAGCTTTTTCAATAGATGAAGCGGATTTTGATAAAATGTGTGATCGGTTGAAAAAGTTAAATGTAAACATTCTTTCTGGGCGTTCAAGAGATGTGAAAGATAAAAAATCAATTTATTTTACAGACCCGGATGGTCATAAGTTTGAATTTCATACGGGTACACTGGAAGACAGATTGACTTATTATCGACAGGAGAAAAAACATATGGAATTTTTCTAA
- a CDS encoding amino acid ABC transporter permease, with the protein MGDIQWEYVFNYELAVESFPYVIQGIWNTLLISLVSMAIGLVLGFFLALGRTSKYSFFRWPARIYISFMRGVPILVILFILYFGFPIIGIEFTAITAALIGFSLNSAAYMAEINRSALASVDRGQWEASKSLGLSYWQTMRGIILPQAFRIALPPLSNVLLDLTKASSLAAMITVPELFQQAKIVGGRELDYMTMYILVALIYWGICSLLTIAQNYLEKRYEYLL; encoded by the coding sequence ATGGGAGATATTCAGTGGGAATACGTCTTTAATTATGAACTTGCAGTGGAGTCTTTTCCATATGTGATACAAGGGATCTGGAATACCCTGCTCATTTCCTTAGTCAGCATGGCAATTGGCTTGGTGCTCGGTTTTTTTCTCGCACTAGGACGCACTTCTAAGTACTCGTTTTTCAGGTGGCCGGCTAGAATCTATATTTCGTTTATGCGAGGGGTTCCGATTCTTGTTATTCTGTTTATTTTATATTTTGGATTTCCAATTATCGGCATCGAGTTCACGGCCATAACGGCTGCTTTAATCGGCTTCAGTTTAAACAGTGCAGCCTATATGGCAGAAATTAACCGCTCAGCTTTAGCCTCTGTTGACCGCGGACAGTGGGAGGCTTCCAAGTCGCTTGGACTTTCCTACTGGCAGACGATGAGAGGAATTATTTTGCCGCAGGCATTCAGAATTGCGCTGCCCCCTCTTTCTAACGTGCTGCTTGATTTGACGAAAGCATCCTCACTGGCCGCGATGATTACTGTGCCGGAGCTATTTCAGCAGGCTAAAATAGTCGGAGGAAGGGAGCTTGATTACATGACAATGTATATTCTAGTTGCCCTTATTTATTGGGGAATTTGTTCTCTTTTGACAATTGCCCAAAATTACCTCGAAAAAAGATATGAATACCTATTATAA
- a CDS encoding transporter substrate-binding domain-containing protein, with protein sequence MTRLFTSKKLNAMMIMMAFALVIAGCSSSAEKKEEKTAWDTIKEEGKLTVATSGTLYPTSYHDSETNELTGYEVEVVREMAKRMDLEAEFSEMAFDGMLTSIQSGKVDIAANDIMINNERKEKFDFADPYKFSYGTAMVRKDDLSGIKSLEDLKGKKAAGEATTTYMAVAREYGAEEVIYDNATNDQYLRDVSTGRTDVILNDYYLQRLAVAAFPDLNIAIHPDIKFNPNSQGIIMKKGSAELKKNMDAALKEMHEDGTISEISKKFFDGADVSKKPDVDFE encoded by the coding sequence ATGACAAGATTATTTACTTCAAAGAAGCTGAATGCCATGATGATTATGATGGCATTTGCATTAGTGATTGCCGGATGCAGCAGTTCTGCAGAGAAAAAAGAAGAAAAAACGGCATGGGATACAATAAAAGAAGAAGGCAAGCTGACAGTTGCTACTTCTGGCACGCTTTATCCAACGTCTTACCACGATTCAGAAACAAATGAGCTGACTGGATATGAGGTAGAGGTTGTTCGTGAAATGGCGAAGCGCATGGATCTGGAAGCAGAATTTTCTGAGATGGCATTTGACGGAATGCTGACATCCATCCAAAGCGGAAAAGTAGACATCGCTGCAAACGATATTATGATTAATAATGAACGAAAAGAAAAATTCGATTTCGCCGATCCATATAAATTTTCATACGGTACAGCGATGGTCCGGAAAGACGATCTTTCTGGAATAAAATCATTAGAGGATTTAAAAGGGAAGAAAGCAGCGGGAGAAGCAACGACTACATACATGGCTGTTGCCCGTGAATACGGAGCAGAGGAAGTCATTTATGACAATGCAACAAATGATCAATACTTAAGAGATGTATCAACTGGAAGAACCGACGTTATTTTAAATGATTATTACCTGCAGCGCCTTGCGGTTGCAGCGTTCCCTGACTTAAATATTGCCATTCATCCTGACATCAAGTTCAACCCTAACAGCCAGGGCATCATTATGAAAAAAGGAAGCGCTGAATTGAAAAAGAACATGGATGCAGCATTAAAAGAAATGCATGAAGATGGAACCATTTCAGAGATCTCGAAGAAATTCTTTGATGGTGCTGATGTTTCAAAAAAACCGGATGTTGATTTTGAGTAA
- a CDS encoding DUF2164 domain-containing protein, producing the protein MKMFIKFTKEEKMMMIEDIQRYYYQENGDEIGELAAENLLEFIKESIGPHFYNQAIKDAKNLVEQRMQTMEEDLYALERSIKR; encoded by the coding sequence ATGAAGATGTTTATTAAGTTTACCAAAGAAGAAAAAATGATGATGATTGAAGATATTCAGCGCTACTACTACCAGGAAAATGGGGATGAAATTGGCGAGCTTGCGGCTGAAAATCTATTGGAGTTCATTAAAGAATCCATCGGGCCACACTTTTATAATCAGGCGATTAAAGACGCTAAAAATTTAGTTGAACAAAGAATGCAGACGATGGAAGAAGATCTTTATGCACTTGAAAGATCTATTAAAAGATAA
- a CDS encoding n-acetylglutamate synthase, which translates to MINYHNRRFVSVENTANGEVSSKTVFTYKQDGQILSAAYEGGEIVKGTLIGLVKEDGTLEFKYNHVNVNNEIRGGHCFSKPEILSDGRIRLHEQWQWFDRDQTEGESIIEEIVK; encoded by the coding sequence ATGATCAATTACCATAATCGCCGCTTTGTGTCTGTAGAAAATACTGCAAATGGAGAGGTCTCCTCTAAAACTGTTTTTACGTATAAACAAGATGGCCAAATACTTTCAGCAGCTTATGAAGGCGGAGAGATTGTCAAAGGGACATTAATTGGGCTTGTTAAAGAGGATGGTACATTAGAATTTAAGTATAACCACGTCAATGTAAACAATGAAATCAGGGGAGGGCACTGCTTTTCCAAGCCAGAGATATTATCTGACGGCAGAATCAGACTTCATGAACAATGGCAGTGGTTTGACCGGGATCAGACAGAGGGAGAATCTATTATAGAGGAAATTGTTAAGTAA
- a CDS encoding MarR family winged helix-turn-helix transcriptional regulator codes for MKEILREIGMIARALDSISNIEFKEHDLTKGQYLYLIRICENPGIIQEKLAEMIKVDRTTAARAIKKLAMQGFIEKKDDDNNKKIKKLFPTGKGEKVYPFLKREGEYSNMVALSGFSEEEIDIIYNLLQKVRKNIEVDWDFVKKGNKREY; via the coding sequence ATGAAGGAAATACTTCGTGAAATTGGAATGATAGCAAGGGCATTAGACTCTATAAGTAATATAGAATTTAAAGAACATGATCTTACAAAAGGGCAGTATTTGTATCTTATTCGAATCTGTGAAAATCCAGGAATTATTCAAGAAAAATTAGCAGAAATGATAAAGGTAGACCGAACAACAGCAGCCCGTGCAATAAAAAAACTTGCGATGCAAGGTTTTATTGAAAAGAAAGATGATGATAACAACAAAAAAATTAAAAAACTATTTCCAACTGGGAAAGGTGAAAAAGTATATCCCTTTTTAAAGAGAGAAGGAGAATACTCCAATATGGTTGCATTATCTGGATTTTCCGAAGAAGAAATAGATATCATTTATAATCTTCTTCAAAAGGTTAGAAAAAATATAGAGGTCGATTGGGACTTTGTAAAAAAGGGAAACAAGAGAGAATACTGA
- a CDS encoding GNAT family N-acetyltransferase, producing the protein MESERITVEDDLKKAFHIRKEVFVREQGVSFEDEFDDFDTLNGLCEHILVYYNQQPAGTGRLRVVDGSGKLERICILEPYRKFGLGKGIIKALEEIAEEKGVSRVKLHGQTQAEGFYKKLGYQTSSSIFMEDGIPHILMTKELSIK; encoded by the coding sequence GTGGAGTCAGAAAGAATAACTGTGGAAGATGATTTAAAAAAAGCATTTCATATCAGAAAAGAAGTATTTGTTAGAGAACAAGGCGTATCATTTGAAGATGAATTTGATGATTTTGACACACTTAATGGACTATGTGAACACATTTTAGTCTATTACAATCAACAGCCAGCCGGAACGGGAAGATTAAGAGTTGTTGATGGCTCAGGTAAATTGGAAAGAATCTGTATCCTAGAGCCTTACCGGAAATTTGGACTTGGAAAAGGAATTATTAAAGCGTTAGAAGAAATAGCTGAAGAAAAAGGAGTATCCAGGGTTAAATTACACGGTCAAACTCAAGCTGAGGGTTTTTATAAAAAACTTGGCTATCAGACTTCATCAAGTATATTTATGGAAGATGGAATTCCGCACATTTTAATGACTAAAGAATTATCTATTAAATAA
- a CDS encoding GntR family transcriptional regulator, producing MAVKYKEIADCLEREIRDGKFDKTKKLPTEEELMKNFEVSRNTIRKAINQLVNRGYIYQVQGSGMFLREKSVSDYINLGSLRGLTKDLTSKIIETKILDLHVIEADEVKSKQMRCEAGTKLYYIKRLRIVDKEPFSIEISYFKKDIVPYLNEDIASSSIYRYLIEDLKLNIGFADKVINCEKIDEASARLLHVNPDDPALIIENTVFLTNGTIFELSNSLFHYQKAKILNRINFK from the coding sequence ATGGCTGTTAAATATAAAGAAATAGCAGATTGTTTAGAACGTGAAATTAGGGATGGGAAATTTGATAAAACGAAAAAGCTGCCGACAGAAGAAGAACTGATGAAAAATTTTGAAGTGAGCCGAAATACGATCCGAAAAGCCATTAATCAGCTGGTCAATCGAGGTTATATCTATCAGGTGCAAGGGAGCGGAATGTTTTTACGGGAAAAATCGGTATCAGATTATATTAACTTAGGCAGTCTTAGAGGATTAACAAAAGATTTGACTTCAAAAATAATTGAGACGAAGATTTTGGATTTACATGTGATAGAAGCTGATGAAGTAAAATCAAAACAAATGCGCTGTGAAGCGGGAACAAAACTTTATTATATTAAGCGGCTGCGAATTGTAGACAAAGAACCCTTCTCAATTGAAATAAGTTACTTTAAAAAAGATATTGTGCCATATTTAAATGAAGATATTGCATCGAGTTCTATTTATAGGTACCTTATAGAGGACTTAAAATTAAACATTGGTTTTGCCGACAAAGTAATCAACTGCGAAAAAATCGATGAAGCAAGTGCGAGATTGCTCCATGTTAATCCGGATGATCCAGCATTGATCATTGAAAATACAGTATTCTTAACTAACGGAACTATCTTTGAATTATCTAATTCTTTATTTCATTATCAAAAAGCAAAAATATTAAATCGAATCAATTTTAAATAA